The Euphorbia lathyris chromosome 4, ddEupLath1.1, whole genome shotgun sequence genomic interval tcaaaaatagattaaaaatgaagttattacttgttcaactataaaacttgttttCGCTAATATTAAAACCGTATACCCctgatcttggtcgttttacttttttgaaGACGCGTACAATACATATTCTGCATTtcacttacttttttttttttgcatccgAGTGATCAATTGTTTACATTTTGCGCAAGTTGAGGgtgctaactgaacattttatgtaggTTCAGGGGCTATCGaaacactttaaaaattcaggAGGTCAATCAACTTTTTTGAACAAGTCCAgaaagcaaatgatgtattaaacctttatATTAATTGCACTTTTGGAGGTTAATGAATGTAtactaaaaaaatcaaaagatgaaatgaaaattttcaaaattaaataaatgatgATTTGCATTTATTGttgaattatatattatattatttagaatttttgtatttgaactttttttttttgttaaatttgttaaTGATTTTCATAAATTTGTGGAATATTAAGTTTGTgtacgttttttttttatcatgatttattatttaatttatatatctaTGAATTATGTGGGGCGGGATTAGGATGAGGATTGTGTACTCATTAAAATAATGGGACGAGATAAGTAGTCCAAAATATAAAGATGGTAAGGATACGTGTATAACCTCGCCTCGCGGATACCCTACCTATTACCATCCATATTGGGAGTCATATTCTGAATATGAACAAACTGACTCTAATCTATTTAGAAAGATGCATGACTCTGTATAATTAGGAAATTGTATTTCTAATTAGAGTAGAATTGAGATATCCTAATTAGAGTAGAATTGAGATGTCCTAACTAGAAAAGGACACACTTCTAGAAGGCGGAACTGAATATTCGATAGCAGCAAGGAGGATCCAACTAAGGACCAATTAAACTGAATCTCCATATTTATCTCACGACGAGTGTTCACTCTTTTATGGtcgagaaaagaaagaaagaaaatctaGAGAGTTCACTCTTTTATGGTCGAGAAAACATGATTTAATTGCCAACTCAAATTGCCAACTAAGCTCTCAAATTGCCAACTCAACccattagagcatctccaatagagattGCTCCAAATAGTGCCTAAATTAAAACATcgtactaaaatataatatttattaatttagtaatcCACCCCATTCTTGAcaacttttatttaaaaatgctccaatagtaAAGTAACTTTAAAAGTTGTTATAATAACCCCACAAATCAttacttaatatataatttatttaattataaatagtcAACCAATGGTGAAATGAGAGAGAGTCATCAAAAAGGTGAACCAATAGTATTCAagtaaatcaatttttttatattaaaaaatgtttgGCAAACTTTTTTGGacaccctctattggagatgctcttagggGCGATAGAGTTATATAATTATCAACTTTAGAGGTGTAATAAGTCCTACTAGAAGGTAAAACTAGAAAAGTTTAAAGCCTCATATATTTGTGCATAGGAAAATCTCATAGGCagacaaaaaaaagaaagagcaTTGAATCACACAAGCTTGTAAGAATTAACAATTTCAATCACAGAAGAGAATGAATTATGAAACCCTGATATAAGACTCCAGCATCAGATCAATTTATCATCCAGACTAATTTCAATCACATTAATTTGCCACTTTAGAGTTAAGAGTTAGAGATCAACAAATTGAATCATAACAACTTTATTAGAATATACTCATAGTCAATAGAAGGGCTAGCTTTGTAGCCTTTTCTATTTAGACTTTGGTGATTAACCAGCATTAATCTGCTGAAGATAACAGAAGCAGTCAAAAACAGAATTTAGTTTATTAATTTCCCTTGAATGGAACTGGCTAACACATAAAAATTGAAAGTACAAAATAATATTTAGCAATATATAATTGCTAAAGAACTTTCTTGTATGTAGGTACAGCACTGGAAGCTTGCAATTACATTTCGCAACTACTTATATTATATCATCTGTGCATAGCTTTAACTTGACTACTAGTATCAGCTTCAGACATAATATAATACAGTCCAAAACCATGATTTAATTCCATTCATATGCTCTTCAATAAGACTGGAAAGTTTAAATTTGTAAGGTAAATTGACAAGCAACCACCACAGCAACAGTAAACAAATTCAAGATCTTAATTAATCAAATTAGCACAAGCTCAAGTCTATAAAAGTTTTTTTCTATCATCGTGTGCTCTCATTGCTACATTTTGCATACACCGTTGATGGTATTCCGCAGCAAATTCCTATAAGAATTTATCCCTTTCTCCAAAAGTTATTTTCTCCAAAACAGTGCATATAACAGTCTCCGGCCGACTCTTTTATCGAGTAAAGAACTCTTCCAGATCTAAGTGTTGTCCTACTACCTATTTAATGTATGGGTCAGGCCAAATATTCAGAATAGCAAAACAAGAAACATGTAAATACATATAAGCAAAAGTATTTCAGGTCTATGAGCATAGCTTCAATATTTAATGAAAGATCACCTGGCCAAGAAGATGGCAGTTGGGTTACCAGGAGATGGAGGATTCTGGTTCAGCAGTGACACAAGAGGACCAGCTTTAGCTAGGGCATCAGGCTCACTCATAGACAATACTTCTACCTCTTCAAGACCAATTTGCCTCTTAATCAGGTCCAAGTTCTCCTTAAGGACCTCAATCTCCCCAAAAGGCAGCTTCAAATCCAAGGCCTGAGCCCCAATTGAGTTCGCCTCGTCCTTCTTGAATCTCAAAAAAGGCATGCAAAGCTTTTGTGTTTGTTTAAAATTTGTGGCTTGGCCAGCAGAGCTATTCTTCAGTGCTTCCATTATTTCCCCATCAGAAGCAAACGAACGGTTGGCATGGTTAAATTTGCTTTTAAGTATTTTCAAACATTCTGCCTTCCATCCATCAAATTGCTCATTCACATATATTAACCCACTTAGTTTCTCTTCAGTTATTGTTGCAACTGGAGCTCCCTTCTTATTGCCTTTCTTTGAACCCAACATCTGTTTTTGGAGCAGCTTCCTCATCAGAACAATTGAATCCTGCAAGTACTTGTTAGCAGCCTTCAAAGTTAGATCAGGAGAATCAGCTATAGGCCAGCCTGCTTTTATCACAAATCCAGGCTTCTGCAAAATATCCCTCCAAACAAATTCAGCATAGTGTGGACAGATTGGGGTGATAAGAAGAGTCTGCACCTCCATAAAACGCTGTACCAATAAACGGTTCATGCCCCCACTGCCACATGAGAACCTATACTCGTCCCTGGCAGCCTGCAAATCGTAAAACCCTGATTTCAGGGCTTCTCTAAACATGTAGTCTCGGTAATTCTGCTCAGTCATTTTGACAGCAATATTTATCTCATTTGCAAACACTCTATCAGCGTAAGTGGACGGAGGACCTGTTCTCAGAGATGATTCAGATTCCCAAACTTCTCTCATCCATGCAATCTCTTTAGTGAGACGGAGAATAGCAGCATTGGCAGTTTCAAACACAAAGTTTGCATCATCAACACCATCCCCAGCATCAGCTAGAGAGAACCGTGTCGCATCAGCAGAGAATTCCTTGATAGCCTGGTTCAGCGTCCTGAAATTTCCAGTAGACTTGCTCATCTTCTCAGAATTAAGCATAATGTGCCCATTACATCTGAATCCACGAGGCCAGTGTTGCTTGGCCATGATTGCTGTATGGTTGTAAATGCAGAATGTCAAATGATTCTGGATGAGGTCCTTACCAGAGACGCGCAGATCAAATGGATACCAGTATTCAAACTCCTTCTTCATCTTATCTAGGATAGATGATGGAATATTTGATGACTTAGGATATGGACCACCGCAAATAATAAAATCCCATACTTCATCAGTCATTTGCGCTGCCATAATGGTGTGACTTTTGTTTGTCCCATACATGTCTTCATTATGAAGCATGTGGGCTACAGTGTAATAAGCCATGTAGATAGTGGAATCAGACAAGGATTCAACAAGGAAATCTTTATCCCAGGGAATGCGAGTCCCAAGCCCAAAAGACCGTGAACAAGCCCACTGGTTTAGCCAGCCTAAAGTGTGCTCGAAGCCATGACGTGTCTCGTCAGAGTAGAGATTCATGTTTGATAAGCATTCCTCAGAAAGTttcttccattcttcttctCCATATGTAATATACCATTGATCAGTTAGAGCCACCACACAGTCATCACCAGACCTTGACACAACCCGCTTTTCAGGCTCACTGTACATAATTGCCTCACCTGACTCAATGAGTTTAGCCTTAATCAAGGGCTTTACTTCCTGGACTTTTCTTCCAGCAAAATCTCCAACAAGCATTGTTCCTTCCGTGAATCCTCTCAAGTAGGTCAACCTCTTAGCTTCAGCAagtttttctttctcattttggctCTTAATTTTCAGATCCAAACAAACTTTTTCAGCAGCCTTATCTCCAAATTCTGGAATATTGATGATTGGAACAACCTCAAAGGGGACAACCCATTCATCCTTTACACCATACTTTGCCCTCAGGGCTGGTTTTGCTTTCAGATCATGCAATGCCATATAGTCATCAGGGGCATCGCTGGGTACACTGGTCACGATCCCAGTTCCTTTGTCTGTCAGAATGGTTAGCATTGGAAGAGCATATATGACCTCATTGAAAGATAGTGGAGAGTTTAAGTGAAGCCCTATCAGATCATAGCCAGTTAATTCTACCAAGCAACTAGGTTTCTGGGAAAACCTTGAGAAGTTCTGATAGGCAAGGTTGAGAGCTGCTCTCTCTGTAACGATGAAGACATCTGTTTCATTAATTTCAAAAGCTCCATATTTACCATCTGGCAATACCCATGCATTTGTTTGCCCATACATCGTCTCGGGTCTCAAAGTAGCAGCAGCTAGAAACACTTTTTTGCCCTCTAATGGCCCCAGTTTAGCAGGAAAAGGTGGCAACACTTCCATCTTAATAATAGTATATTCCTGGGGTTGCACTCCTTCACCACTTGCCCTGTCA includes:
- the LOC136228044 gene encoding leucine--tRNA ligase, cytoplasmic-like, yielding MATDGAKSFARRDSLLEIQEKVQGWWNEGDVFRAEPGENPPKPDEKFFGNFPFPYMNGFLHLGHAFSLSKLEFAAAYHRLRGANVLLPFAFHCTGMPIKASADKLRREIQQFGNPPVFPKEEEEHVEPEKEPDSVQDSLPSGKFKSKKSKAASKSGGQMYQWEIMRSFGLSDREISKFQDPCEWLKYFPPLAMEDLKAFGLGCDWRRSFVTTDINPYFDAFVQWQMRKLKSMGKIVKDVRYTIYSPLDGQPCADHDRASGEGVQPQEYTIIKMEVLPPFPAKLGPLEGKKVFLAAATLRPETMYGQTNAWVLPDGKYGAFEINETDVFIVTERAALNLAYQNFSRFSQKPSCLVELTGYDLIGLHLNSPLSFNEVIYALPMLTILTDKGTGIVTSVPSDAPDDYMALHDLKAKPALRAKYGVKDEWVVPFEVVPIINIPEFGDKAAEKVCLDLKIKSQNEKEKLAEAKRLTYLRGFTEGTMLVGDFAGRKVQEVKPLIKAKLIESGEAIMYSEPEKRVVSRSGDDCVVALTDQWYITYGEEEWKKLSEECLSNMNLYSDETRHGFEHTLGWLNQWACSRSFGLGTRIPWDKDFLVESLSDSTIYMAYYTVAHMLHNEDMYGTNKSHTIMAAQMTDEVWDFIICGGPYPKSSNIPSSILDKMKKEFEYWYPFDLRVSGKDLIQNHLTFCIYNHTAIMAKQHWPRGFRCNGHIMLNSEKMSKSTGNFRTLNQAIKEFSADATRFSLADAGDGVDDANFVFETANAAILRLTKEIAWMREVWESESSLRTGPPSTYADRVFANEINIAVKMTEQNYRDYMFREALKSGFYDLQAARDEYRFSCGSGGMNRLLVQRFMEVQTLLITPICPHYAEFVWRDILQKPGFVIKAGWPIADSPDLTLKAANKYLQDSIVLMRKLLQKQMLGSKKGNKKGAPVATITEEKLSGLIYVNEQFDGWKAECLKILKSKFNHANRSFASDGEIMEALKNSSAGQATNFKQTQKLCMPFLRFKKDEANSIGAQALDLKLPFGEIEVLKENLDLIKRQIGLEEVEVLSMSEPDALAKAGPLVSLLNQNPPSPGNPTAIFLAR